The following are encoded in a window of Halosolutus halophilus genomic DNA:
- a CDS encoding uracil-xanthine permease family protein, whose product MSSNDGSIELAYELEEKPPTLKAIFLGLQHVSAMFVPTIAVAIIVAGAIGTGGADTTYLIQMVLIFSGLATLVQVFPIGPVGARLPIVMGSSFAFVGAAIAIGGQYGLDAVFGAIIIGALVEILIGWQYQRVKQLFPPLVTGLIVMILGLYLIPVGMDYMAGGADAADYGAYHHLGLALLVLAITVGMNLFMEGIWRLLSILIGIVVGYVVAVAIGIVDFSTVADASWFALPVPGRFGFAFEPIAVLTFTAIHITAAIESIGDMSGITAAEGRTPDDSEIRGGLFVDGLGSSLGAVFGAFPLTTFSQNVGIINFTGVMSRYVVGISGAVLLALGFIPKVSAVVATIPQAVLGGAVIVMFGMVMASGLRLIFLNERMNRRNMVIIAVSIGLGLGVEVRPEIFEAMPRGVTIFFGNAIIMTALCAVLLNSLVPRPDGDYEMGLEEPVDGDQPSPAERSAVQED is encoded by the coding sequence ATGTCATCCAACGATGGGTCCATCGAACTGGCGTACGAGTTAGAAGAGAAACCGCCGACGCTCAAGGCGATCTTCCTGGGCTTGCAACACGTCTCGGCGATGTTCGTCCCGACGATCGCAGTGGCCATCATCGTCGCCGGAGCGATCGGGACCGGTGGCGCAGACACGACCTACCTCATACAGATGGTCCTGATCTTCTCCGGGCTGGCGACGCTCGTTCAGGTGTTCCCGATCGGACCGGTCGGGGCGCGACTCCCCATCGTAATGGGATCGAGTTTCGCGTTCGTCGGTGCGGCGATAGCCATCGGCGGGCAGTACGGTCTCGACGCCGTCTTCGGTGCGATCATCATCGGCGCCCTGGTCGAGATCCTCATCGGCTGGCAGTATCAGCGGGTCAAACAGCTGTTTCCACCGCTGGTCACCGGCCTCATCGTCATGATCCTGGGTCTGTACCTGATTCCGGTCGGGATGGACTACATGGCCGGCGGAGCCGACGCTGCCGATTACGGTGCGTACCACCACCTCGGCCTCGCCTTGCTCGTCCTGGCTATCACCGTCGGTATGAACCTCTTCATGGAGGGAATCTGGCGACTCCTCAGCATTCTCATCGGGATCGTCGTCGGCTACGTCGTCGCCGTTGCCATCGGCATCGTCGACTTCTCCACGGTCGCGGACGCGAGTTGGTTCGCACTTCCGGTGCCCGGTCGATTCGGGTTCGCGTTCGAACCGATCGCCGTCCTGACGTTCACCGCGATTCACATCACGGCTGCGATCGAATCGATCGGCGATATGTCCGGTATCACGGCCGCAGAGGGCCGTACTCCGGACGATTCCGAAATTCGCGGCGGCCTGTTCGTCGACGGTCTCGGCAGTTCACTCGGCGCCGTCTTCGGAGCGTTCCCGCTGACGACGTTCTCACAGAACGTCGGCATCATCAATTTCACCGGCGTGATGAGCCGGTACGTGGTCGGCATCAGTGGTGCCGTGCTGCTGGCGCTCGGTTTCATTCCGAAGGTCAGTGCCGTCGTCGCGACGATTCCCCAGGCCGTTCTCGGCGGTGCGGTGATCGTCATGTTCGGGATGGTGATGGCGAGCGGTCTTCGGCTCATCTTCCTGAACGAACGCATGAATCGGCGGAACATGGTCATCATCGCCGTCTCGATCGGTCTCGGCCTCGGCGTCGAAGTCCGACCCGAGATATTCGAGGCGATGCCCAGGGGCGTGACCATCTTCTTCGGCAACGCCATAATCATGACCGCTCTCTGTGCGGTCCTGCTCAACTCTCTCGTCCCGCGCCCGGACGGAGACTACGAGATGGGACTCGAGGAACCGGTCGACGGCGACCAGCCGTCGCCCGCCGAACGCTCTGCCGTGCAGGAAGACTAA
- the yqeC gene encoding selenium cofactor biosynthesis protein YqeC produces the protein MNLADGLGLGAEELVSFVGAGGKKTAMGHLVAAAGDRGLDAGYTTSTHMPPPTDLPLVLADPDRVRTVLDDETAPIALASDHVADPDRVDEKVRGYEPAVLSSLFRDGDLDWLLVKADGARMREFKAPGPDEPPIPRASTCVVPVASVQAVGQSLTDDVAHRVDRIERCTDTAEGERITPETVGRVLAHPAGGRKNVPDDATIVPLVNKADDDALERRAEEVLSAAFEHTTRFDRGLISSFETNRLTVVP, from the coding sequence ATGAATCTCGCCGACGGGCTCGGCCTCGGAGCCGAGGAACTCGTCTCGTTCGTCGGTGCCGGCGGAAAAAAGACCGCCATGGGGCACCTGGTCGCAGCGGCGGGTGATCGCGGACTCGACGCGGGCTACACCACGTCGACGCACATGCCGCCGCCGACGGATCTCCCGCTCGTTCTCGCCGACCCCGACCGCGTTCGGACCGTACTGGACGACGAGACGGCGCCGATCGCGCTGGCGAGCGACCACGTCGCCGATCCGGACCGCGTCGACGAGAAAGTTCGAGGCTACGAGCCCGCCGTCCTGAGTTCGCTGTTTCGAGACGGGGACCTCGACTGGCTCCTCGTCAAAGCCGACGGAGCCAGAATGCGCGAATTCAAGGCGCCGGGGCCGGACGAACCGCCCATTCCCCGGGCGAGCACGTGCGTCGTCCCGGTCGCGTCCGTGCAGGCCGTCGGCCAGTCACTCACGGACGACGTCGCCCACCGCGTCGATCGGATCGAACGCTGTACCGATACCGCCGAGGGGGAGCGGATCACGCCAGAAACCGTTGGCCGAGTACTTGCGCATCCTGCTGGTGGGCGAAAGAACGTCCCCGACGACGCGACGATCGTCCCGCTCGTCAACAAGGCGGACGACGACGCTCTCGAAAGACGTGCGGAGGAAGTCCTCTCGGCGGCGTTCGAGCACACCACGCGGTTCGATCGGGGGCTCATCTCCTCGTTCGAGACGAATCGGCTCACAGTCGTCCCGTGA
- a CDS encoding NCS2 family permease gives MAYMSDSTGTNSRLGEYFGFDEHGTDLKTELLAGMTTFLTMSYIIIVNPAILSEAIQIEGYSQQEVFQMIAIATILASAVAILVMAFHANRPFGLAPGMGLNAYFAFTVVILLGVPWQTALAAVFVEGVIFMGLTYFGARRYIIELFPAPVKFAVGAGIGLFLLLLGLIEMNVIVQYEATMVQLNDVATDPVALVALAGLAFTFVLYARDITGAIIIGIITTAIAGWALTLGGVVDRGVLAPAELASPQYDITPLAGAFLDGFGQIDPATFVLIVFTFFFVDFFDTAGTLIGVSQFGGFLDEDGDLPEIEKPLMADAIGTTFGAMVGTSTVTTFIESSTGIEEGGRTGMTALTVGVLFLLSLVAVPLIAAIPQYASYLALVVVGIIMLQGVTDIDWEDPAWLISGGLTITVMPLTASIANGLAAGIISYPIIKATMGETDDIHPGQWVLAAAFVLYYYVSAGGVISGT, from the coding sequence ATGGCGTATATGTCAGATTCAACTGGCACGAACTCCCGGCTGGGGGAGTACTTCGGATTCGACGAGCACGGGACCGATCTGAAGACGGAACTGCTCGCGGGGATGACGACGTTCCTCACGATGTCGTACATCATCATCGTGAATCCCGCGATCCTCTCCGAAGCGATCCAGATCGAAGGCTACTCTCAGCAGGAGGTATTCCAGATGATCGCTATCGCGACCATTCTGGCGTCCGCCGTCGCCATCCTGGTGATGGCCTTTCACGCGAATCGACCGTTCGGATTGGCCCCGGGAATGGGGTTGAACGCGTACTTCGCGTTCACGGTCGTGATACTACTCGGCGTCCCCTGGCAAACGGCGCTCGCGGCCGTGTTCGTCGAGGGCGTGATATTCATGGGCCTGACGTATTTCGGCGCGAGACGGTACATCATCGAGTTGTTCCCGGCACCGGTCAAGTTCGCCGTCGGTGCGGGTATCGGGTTGTTCCTGCTGTTGCTCGGTCTCATCGAGATGAACGTCATCGTCCAGTACGAAGCGACGATGGTTCAGTTGAACGACGTTGCGACGGATCCCGTCGCACTCGTCGCACTCGCGGGACTCGCGTTCACGTTCGTTCTGTACGCACGCGATATTACCGGTGCGATCATCATCGGGATCATCACGACGGCGATCGCGGGGTGGGCGCTCACGCTCGGCGGGGTCGTCGATCGGGGCGTCCTCGCACCGGCGGAACTCGCCTCCCCTCAGTACGATATCACGCCGCTTGCCGGGGCCTTCCTCGATGGCTTCGGTCAGATCGACCCGGCGACGTTCGTTCTGATCGTGTTCACGTTCTTCTTCGTCGACTTCTTCGACACCGCCGGAACGCTGATCGGCGTCTCACAGTTCGGCGGCTTCCTCGACGAGGACGGTGACCTGCCGGAGATAGAGAAGCCGCTGATGGCCGACGCGATCGGGACGACGTTCGGTGCGATGGTCGGGACGTCGACGGTGACGACGTTCATCGAGAGTTCGACCGGGATCGAAGAGGGCGGGCGGACGGGCATGACGGCGCTCACAGTCGGCGTCCTGTTCCTGCTCTCGCTCGTGGCCGTGCCGCTGATCGCCGCGATTCCGCAGTACGCGTCGTACCTCGCACTGGTGGTCGTCGGGATCATCATGCTCCAGGGCGTGACGGACATCGACTGGGAGGACCCGGCCTGGCTCATCTCGGGCGGACTCACCATCACCGTGATGCCGCTCACGGCCTCCATCGCGAATGGGCTGGCGGCGGGGATCATCAGCTACCCGATCATCAAAGCGACGATGGGGGAAACGGACGACATCCACCCCGGCCAATGGGTCCTGGCCGCGGCCTTCGTGCTCTACTACTACGTCTCGGCTGGCGGCGTGATATCCGGAACGTGA
- the yqeB gene encoding selenium-dependent molybdenum cofactor biosynthesis protein YqeB, translated as MTLFDRVDDLVERGRPAAMLTVVDKDGSAPRDVGAKMLVTEDDAFGTIGGGTVEGLAVDEARDVLRGDAEPGVRTYELRPGGNTGMVCGGSMDVFVDRIRGRSRLYVAGGGHIAVELAAMGGRLGYDVTVVDDRDEYASPERFPAATDVVHDDYDEALAGLPMTSETAVAVATRSGTFDQQAVAAALDGGAGYVGVVASEDKAAHIVDSLLEDGYSRRELVRVRSPVGLDLGGGGPEDVALSTLAEIHRDRHGATGERATRENLEDLIVVRGGGDLGTGVVYRLQQAGFPVVVTETAQPTVVRREVAFGAAMYEDDVTVQGVTGRRVDDVDEAIAVLADDAVPVLEDPTAAIVDELEPGVVVDAIMAKGKADTGTRRDLADVVVGLGPGFEAGENVDAVVETDRGHELGRVIYDGKPSPYDGEPGDRRGYTHERVLRAPSDGEWSPAVEIGDVVEAESIVGHVDDDPVVTEIGGLVRGLVHEGVPVSTDAKLGDVDPREDVDHAKLSDKALCLGGGVLEAVLKLS; from the coding sequence ATGACGCTGTTCGATCGCGTGGACGACCTCGTCGAACGGGGCCGACCGGCCGCGATGCTGACGGTCGTCGACAAAGATGGCAGCGCACCGCGGGACGTCGGGGCGAAGATGCTCGTGACCGAAGACGACGCGTTCGGCACGATCGGCGGCGGGACGGTCGAGGGACTCGCCGTCGACGAAGCCCGTGACGTCCTCCGAGGTGATGCGGAGCCGGGAGTCCGGACGTACGAACTGCGACCCGGTGGCAACACGGGGATGGTCTGTGGCGGCTCTATGGACGTCTTCGTCGATCGGATCCGCGGCCGCTCCCGGCTCTACGTTGCGGGTGGCGGACACATCGCGGTCGAACTCGCGGCGATGGGCGGACGGCTCGGCTACGACGTCACCGTCGTCGACGACCGCGACGAGTACGCGTCCCCGGAGCGGTTTCCCGCGGCGACCGACGTCGTTCACGATGACTACGACGAGGCGCTCGCCGGGCTCCCGATGACGTCGGAAACGGCGGTCGCCGTCGCGACGCGAAGCGGCACGTTCGACCAGCAGGCCGTCGCCGCTGCACTCGACGGCGGTGCCGGCTACGTCGGCGTCGTCGCCAGCGAGGACAAGGCCGCACACATCGTCGACTCGTTGCTCGAGGACGGCTACTCGCGTCGCGAACTCGTTCGCGTTCGCTCGCCCGTCGGTCTCGATCTCGGCGGTGGCGGGCCAGAAGACGTCGCGCTCTCGACCCTCGCCGAAATCCACCGCGATCGCCACGGAGCGACCGGCGAGCGCGCGACCCGCGAGAACCTCGAGGATCTCATCGTCGTCCGGGGCGGCGGCGACCTCGGGACCGGCGTGGTCTACCGCCTCCAGCAGGCCGGGTTTCCGGTCGTCGTCACCGAGACGGCTCAGCCGACCGTCGTCCGTCGCGAAGTCGCGTTCGGGGCGGCGATGTACGAAGACGACGTCACCGTCCAAGGCGTGACGGGCCGTCGCGTCGACGACGTGGACGAGGCGATCGCCGTTCTCGCCGACGACGCGGTCCCCGTCCTCGAGGATCCGACCGCCGCCATCGTCGACGAACTCGAGCCCGGGGTGGTCGTCGACGCGATCATGGCGAAAGGGAAGGCAGACACCGGAACTCGGAGGGATCTCGCCGACGTCGTCGTCGGTCTCGGACCGGGGTTCGAGGCCGGCGAGAACGTGGACGCGGTCGTCGAAACCGATCGGGGACACGAACTCGGACGCGTCATCTACGACGGTAAACCGAGTCCGTACGACGGCGAACCGGGTGACCGACGGGGATACACGCACGAACGCGTCCTGCGGGCACCGAGCGACGGCGAGTGGTCACCGGCGGTCGAAATCGGCGACGTCGTCGAGGCGGAGTCGATCGTCGGCCACGTCGACGACGATCCGGTCGTCACGGAGATCGGGGGGCTAGTCCGGGGACTCGTCCACGAGGGCGTCCCCGTCTCCACGGACGCGAAACTCGGCGACGTCGACCCTCGCGAGGACGTCGATCACGCGAAACTCTCGGACAAAGCGCTCTGTCTCGGCGGCGGCGTCCTCGAGGCGGTGCTCAAACTCTCGTAG
- the hpt gene encoding hypoxanthine/guanine phosphoribosyltransferase, whose product MEKLERSVHEAPIIDKGEYEYLVHPISNCVPKLDAELLREVASHIVATADLETVDKIVTPAAMGIHISTAVSLLSDIPLVVIRKREYGLDGEVSLTQRTGYSKSEMYINDVDETDSILLLDDMLSTGGTLRAIIDALETIGADIVDIVVVLHKVGGENALEDLSHDVTTLLDITVQDGDVEIV is encoded by the coding sequence ATGGAGAAACTGGAACGGTCGGTCCACGAGGCGCCGATTATCGACAAGGGGGAGTACGAGTATCTCGTCCATCCCATCAGTAACTGCGTTCCGAAACTCGACGCGGAACTCCTCCGTGAAGTCGCGTCGCACATCGTGGCAACGGCCGATCTCGAAACCGTAGACAAGATCGTCACTCCCGCAGCCATGGGGATTCACATTTCGACCGCCGTGTCCCTTCTCTCCGACATTCCCCTGGTCGTCATTCGGAAACGCGAATACGGGTTAGATGGGGAAGTTTCGTTGACACAACGGACCGGATACTCGAAAAGTGAGATGTATATCAACGACGTCGACGAAACCGATTCGATCCTCCTGCTCGACGATATGCTCAGTACTGGTGGGACGCTTCGGGCGATTATCGACGCTCTCGAAACGATCGGTGCCGACATCGTCGATATCGTCGTCGTTTTGCACAAAGTTGGCGGTGAGAACGCGCTGGAGGATCTGTCTCACGACGTCACGACGCTTCTCGATATCACCGTACAGGATGGCGACGTCGAAATCGTGTAG
- a CDS encoding DsrE family protein, with translation MKRDVVVVLTRTPYGRVHVPEGLRAARGVAAGFDRHDVSVVFTQDGVYAARAAVDRDALNMTDHLADLAAEDGDLFVDEASMTARNVTSEEIAPDVSIRSGEEVASMIERADHALDF, from the coding sequence ATGAAACGGGACGTCGTCGTCGTGCTCACGCGAACGCCGTACGGACGGGTCCACGTCCCGGAGGGCCTCCGGGCGGCACGCGGCGTCGCGGCCGGGTTCGATCGACACGACGTCTCGGTCGTGTTCACGCAGGACGGCGTCTACGCCGCTCGCGCGGCCGTCGACAGAGATGCGCTCAATATGACGGACCACCTCGCCGATCTGGCGGCGGAAGACGGGGACCTGTTCGTCGACGAAGCGTCGATGACGGCACGAAACGTCACGAGCGAGGAGATCGCCCCCGACGTCAGTATCCGGTCCGGCGAGGAGGTCGCATCGATGATCGAACGGGCGGATCACGCGCTCGACTTTTGA
- a CDS encoding sulfurtransferase TusA family protein, with protein sequence MERVDVTGEVCPRPALIVRRRLSELDRDDELLVRGDYPPAESNLRRTCTKRGYEVEDRPTPEDADGGFELLIRPPADSNRSEGADD encoded by the coding sequence ATGGAACGTGTGGACGTCACCGGAGAAGTGTGTCCGCGTCCCGCTCTCATCGTCCGTCGGCGGCTATCCGAACTCGATCGGGACGACGAACTGCTCGTTCGTGGTGACTATCCGCCGGCCGAGAGCAATCTTCGCCGAACGTGTACGAAACGCGGATACGAGGTCGAGGACCGACCGACACCCGAAGACGCCGATGGCGGTTTCGAGTTGCTGATTCGTCCACCCGCGGATTCGAACCGATCGGAGGGGGCCGATGACTGA
- a CDS encoding ATP-binding protein, with protein sequence MRLWDRYVPVVGGKRVIMALGGLYLALAAGWVFTRTSPELSVLSVLIVSSFIGGSGVVLLVGGYRLPYTDIHPRFYPTIAGWCFVGVGVMLAILALYNLQPGPGLSSPVRSISILTGFSCVAGYGVGTYNAQAETHAYRLERQNQLLERTQTQLEESNERLEQFAYAASHDLQEPLRMVSSYLELIDRRYGDELDEEGEEFLEYAIDGSERMKEMIEGLLEYSRVDTQGEPFEPVDLDAVLASVRKDLELQIDENDATIQTEALPRVEGDVRQLRRLFQNLLSNAIEYSGDEPPRIVVSAERDAEEWTISVRDNGIGIDPAEQDRIFEVFQRLHTREEHSGTGIGLALCKRIVERHDGEIRVDSSPGEGTTFAFSLPAATDGGDNRSARSNSVST encoded by the coding sequence ATGCGTCTCTGGGACCGCTACGTGCCGGTCGTCGGTGGAAAGCGCGTTATTATGGCTCTCGGCGGGCTGTATCTCGCGCTCGCTGCCGGATGGGTGTTCACCCGGACGTCTCCGGAACTGTCTGTCCTGAGTGTTCTCATCGTCTCCAGTTTCATCGGTGGCTCCGGTGTCGTTCTTCTCGTCGGCGGCTATCGATTGCCTTACACCGACATCCACCCGCGATTCTATCCCACTATCGCGGGCTGGTGCTTCGTCGGGGTCGGAGTGATGCTCGCCATTCTGGCGCTTTACAACCTCCAGCCCGGACCGGGCCTCTCCAGCCCAGTGCGGTCCATCTCGATACTCACGGGATTCAGTTGCGTCGCCGGATACGGCGTCGGGACGTACAATGCGCAGGCCGAAACGCACGCCTATCGACTCGAACGGCAAAATCAGCTGCTGGAACGGACGCAGACGCAACTCGAAGAGTCGAACGAACGCCTCGAGCAGTTCGCGTACGCTGCGTCCCACGACCTGCAAGAGCCCCTCCGGATGGTGTCGAGTTACCTGGAACTCATCGACCGCCGATACGGTGACGAACTCGACGAAGAGGGCGAAGAGTTCCTCGAGTACGCGATCGACGGCTCGGAGCGAATGAAAGAGATGATCGAGGGGCTGCTCGAATATTCACGCGTGGACACGCAGGGAGAACCGTTCGAACCCGTCGATCTCGACGCGGTGCTCGCCAGCGTTCGCAAGGATCTCGAACTACAGATCGACGAAAACGACGCCACCATCCAAACGGAGGCGTTACCGCGTGTCGAGGGAGATGTGAGACAATTACGCCGGCTCTTTCAGAACCTCCTTTCGAACGCGATCGAGTACAGCGGCGACGAGCCGCCGCGGATCGTCGTTTCCGCCGAACGCGATGCCGAGGAGTGGACCATCTCGGTTCGCGATAACGGCATCGGGATCGATCCAGCGGAACAGGACCGCATCTTCGAGGTGTTCCAGCGGCTCCACACCCGTGAAGAGCACTCGGGGACGGGAATCGGGCTCGCACTCTGTAAACGGATCGTCGAACGTCACGACGGCGAGATCCGCGTCGATTCCAGTCCCGGCGAGGGGACGACGTTCGCGTTTTCGTTACCAGCAGCGACCGACGGGGGAGACAACCGCTCCGCACGGAGCAATTCGGTATCGACCTGA
- a CDS encoding adenine deaminase has product MNRVDTLVRGTLVNVNTGVLEDRAIAIDDGDVVALEERPADRELEAEYVAPGLIDAHKHVESSMVTVPQYGEAMVPRGVTSIVHDPHEIANVLGVDGVRAAFEDATKTPLKVRFSVPSSVPASNLQDGGATLDADDVAALLDHEHVVALGEVMDLPALVSGDSDLHAKIRAARERGLTVDGHLPRVSGSDLQEAARYLDTDHESITEAEAREKVDLGFRVYLREGSSSKNLADLVGLVDDVPTRRLSLCSDDRDVVDLVENGGVDFAVRKAIDEGVDPVEAVQMATLNTAESYDLPFGRIEPGAPADLVLLEDLETWSVDRVLVDGQLDPTRTDRDPPATALSTGTVDFDPVTGRDLALDAPKSPAERATVRVLELTGGIQTGRAEASLPVGDGTIEPMPDDDVLAMAVIERHGRDAGIGRGFVRGLGLERGAIGSTVAHDAHNCVVAGTAFDAMARVANHLRDIDGGVAVCDPERDGEEIAAVPLPVAGLMSDDPLTDVCERFKSVVARAEALGLGRHGLMTLSFLALEVIPEYRLTNRGLVDVERWEHVDVVIE; this is encoded by the coding sequence ATGAATCGCGTCGACACACTCGTTCGAGGGACGCTCGTCAACGTCAACACGGGCGTGCTCGAGGACCGCGCGATCGCCATCGACGACGGGGACGTGGTCGCACTCGAGGAGCGGCCGGCGGACCGCGAACTCGAGGCCGAATACGTCGCACCGGGACTGATCGACGCACACAAACACGTCGAATCGAGCATGGTCACGGTGCCACAGTACGGCGAAGCGATGGTTCCTCGCGGGGTCACCAGCATCGTCCACGACCCCCACGAGATCGCGAACGTCCTCGGCGTCGACGGCGTCCGGGCCGCCTTCGAGGACGCGACGAAAACGCCGTTGAAGGTCCGGTTTAGCGTTCCCTCGAGCGTTCCCGCTTCGAACCTGCAAGACGGCGGAGCCACGCTCGACGCGGACGACGTCGCGGCGTTACTCGATCACGAACACGTCGTCGCACTCGGCGAGGTGATGGACCTCCCGGCACTGGTTTCGGGCGATTCGGACCTTCACGCGAAGATCCGCGCCGCCCGAGAGCGCGGGTTGACCGTCGACGGGCACCTCCCTCGGGTGTCCGGATCGGACCTGCAGGAAGCCGCACGCTACCTCGACACCGATCACGAGAGCATCACCGAGGCCGAGGCACGCGAGAAAGTCGATCTCGGATTCCGGGTCTACCTTCGCGAAGGGTCGTCGTCGAAGAACCTCGCCGATCTCGTCGGCCTCGTCGACGACGTCCCCACGCGTCGGCTGTCGCTGTGTTCGGACGATCGAGACGTGGTCGATCTGGTCGAAAACGGCGGCGTCGACTTCGCAGTGCGAAAGGCGATCGACGAAGGCGTCGACCCGGTCGAGGCCGTACAGATGGCGACGCTGAACACGGCGGAGAGCTACGATCTCCCGTTCGGGCGGATCGAACCCGGCGCGCCGGCCGATCTGGTGCTGCTCGAGGATCTCGAGACGTGGTCCGTCGATCGCGTTCTCGTCGACGGGCAACTCGATCCCACGCGTACCGATCGCGATCCGCCGGCGACCGCGCTTTCGACGGGCACCGTCGACTTCGATCCAGTCACGGGGCGTGACCTGGCGCTCGATGCGCCGAAATCGCCGGCGGAGCGCGCCACCGTCCGCGTGCTCGAACTCACCGGCGGAATCCAGACGGGACGCGCGGAGGCGTCACTTCCCGTCGGGGACGGCACGATCGAACCGATGCCCGATGACGACGTGCTCGCGATGGCGGTTATCGAGCGACACGGACGCGACGCCGGTATCGGTCGCGGCTTCGTCCGCGGACTCGGCCTGGAGCGCGGGGCGATCGGGTCGACGGTCGCCCACGACGCGCACAACTGCGTCGTCGCCGGCACGGCGTTCGACGCGATGGCTCGAGTTGCGAACCACCTCCGGGACATCGACGGTGGCGTCGCCGTGTGCGATCCGGAACGGGACGGCGAGGAGATTGCGGCGGTTCCCCTTCCGGTCGCGGGTCTGATGTCCGACGACCCGCTGACCGACGTCTGCGAGCGGTTCAAGTCGGTCGTCGCTCGGGCGGAAGCCCTCGGGCTCGGCCGGCACGGACTGATGACCCTCTCGTTTCTCGCACTCGAAGTGATCCCCGAGTATCGGCTGACGAATCGGGGACTGGTCGACGTCGAGCGCTGGGAACACGTCGACGTCGTGATCGAGTGA
- a CDS encoding DsrE/DsrF/TusD sulfur relay family protein, which produces MIHVGFLLTGGPFDSERWRTAYELGRAALDAGHEVTYFHYLDGAYVPVADQRLPDCSDAGLYDEMPTEKFQELIADGADVICCGLCVNARGIDAETDYPDGVEVGLLPDLADTIGEADRVISL; this is translated from the coding sequence ATGATCCACGTCGGGTTCTTGCTCACCGGCGGTCCCTTCGATAGCGAACGGTGGCGCACCGCCTACGAACTCGGGCGTGCGGCACTCGACGCCGGTCACGAGGTCACGTACTTTCACTATCTCGACGGCGCGTACGTTCCGGTCGCCGACCAGCGCCTCCCCGACTGTTCGGACGCGGGACTGTACGACGAGATGCCGACCGAGAAGTTTCAGGAGTTGATCGCCGACGGTGCGGACGTGATCTGTTGCGGGCTATGCGTCAACGCGCGGGGTATCGACGCCGAGACCGATTACCCGGACGGCGTCGAGGTCGGCTTGCTGCCGGATCTCGCGGACACGATCGGCGAGGCCGACAGGGTGATCTCGCTATGA
- the selD gene encoding selenide, water dikinase SelD produces the protein MTDEGDDRSPALTEYADLHGCSCKVGQDDLDSLLADVGLSGAQAELQFGVGEDASARSIGDDRSLVTTIDFFTPIVDDPYEFGRVAACNAASDAFASGAGDDLTFLVVLGLPREVTDAATEILGGIVDAVEDMGGVVAGGHTIMNPWPIAGGTVAATASPEHLLRMSDASPSEYLYLTKPLGTQAAMGALRVQDGEFGETIAETTPRPVGTVADEALAWMTTPNRAAMLAAREYATAATDVTGFGLLGQARVLAESAGVGVELTHLPVIEGTLELSQLFGYGLEDGESAETSGGLLLSVPERRTDAFEDSLSAAGVFHREVGRVTTGTGAALVDPTIERVRG, from the coding sequence ATGACTGACGAGGGAGACGATCGCTCGCCGGCGCTGACCGAATACGCGGACCTCCACGGCTGCTCGTGCAAGGTCGGTCAGGACGACCTCGACTCGCTGCTCGCCGACGTCGGGTTGTCGGGTGCACAGGCGGAACTGCAGTTCGGCGTCGGTGAGGACGCGAGCGCCCGTTCGATCGGCGACGATCGCAGTCTCGTGACGACGATCGATTTCTTCACGCCGATCGTGGACGATCCGTACGAATTCGGTCGCGTCGCCGCGTGTAACGCCGCCAGCGACGCCTTCGCGTCGGGCGCCGGCGACGATCTGACGTTTCTCGTCGTGCTCGGCCTCCCGCGGGAGGTAACGGACGCGGCCACGGAGATTCTGGGCGGTATCGTCGACGCGGTGGAGGACATGGGTGGCGTCGTCGCCGGTGGCCACACCATCATGAACCCGTGGCCGATCGCCGGGGGAACCGTCGCCGCGACCGCGTCGCCCGAGCACCTGCTACGGATGAGCGACGCGTCGCCGTCCGAGTACCTGTACCTGACGAAACCCCTCGGGACCCAGGCGGCGATGGGCGCCCTTCGAGTACAGGACGGAGAGTTCGGCGAGACGATCGCCGAAACGACGCCCCGTCCCGTCGGGACCGTCGCCGACGAGGCGCTCGCGTGGATGACGACGCCGAACAGGGCCGCGATGCTCGCGGCCCGCGAGTACGCGACGGCCGCGACAGACGTCACGGGGTTCGGCCTCCTCGGACAGGCTCGCGTCCTCGCCGAGAGCGCCGGCGTCGGCGTCGAACTCACGCACCTCCCCGTCATCGAGGGGACCCTCGAACTCTCACAGCTCTTCGGCTACGGTCTCGAGGACGGCGAGAGCGCGGAAACGAGCGGTGGGCTGTTGCTGTCGGTCCCGGAACGGCGGACCGATGCGTTCGAGGATTCCCTCTCGGCCGCCGGCGTTTTCCATCGCGAGGTCGGCCGCGTCACTACCGGTACCGGCGCGGCGCTGGTCGATCCGACGATCGAACGGGTTCGCGGGTAG